The Candidatus Binatia bacterium genome segment TCGACGAATCCATGCGGGCCGGTGCGCCGGTCCCGATGCTCACGGTCAACTCCGTGGCACCAACGATCATGCAGTACGGATCCGAGGAGCAGAAGAAGTTCTTCCTGCCGAAGATTCTGCAGGGTGAGATCCATTTCGCCATCGGCTACACCGAGCCCGACGCCGGCACCGATCTCGCCGCGCTCAAGACGCGGGCGGTGCGCGACGGCGACTTCTTTGTCATCAACGGCCAGAAGGTGTTCACAAGCCTGGCCACCGACGCCGACTACATCTGGCTGGCGGTCCGCACCGATCCCGAGGCACCCAAACATAAGGGCATCTCGATTATCATCGTGCCCACCGACACGCCTGGTTTCCGCTGTGTACCCATCAAGAACATGGGCAGCATGAACACCAACCAGACCTTCTACGACGACGTTCGCGTCCCGGTAAGCAATCTCGTCGGCAAGCTGAATGGCGGCTGGAAGCTCATTACCAACCAACTCAACCACGAGCGCGTGACGCTCTGCAGCTCGGGAATGATCGAAGGCCGCTTCAACGAGGTGGTTCGCTGGGCCAAGGACACCAAGCTCGCCGATGGCCGGCGGGTGATTGATCAGCCGTGGGTGCAGCTCAGTATCGCGCGCATTCACGCCCGTCTCGACTTTCTGCGGCTGATGAACTTCAAGGTCGCTTGGGGCGCCGAGCAGAACCAACCGCTGAACCCGGCGCATGCGTCGAGCATCAAAGTCTTCGGGACCGAGTTTTACCTCGAGGCCTGCCGCCTCATGATGGAGATCCTCGGACCAGCGGCAAACTTCCGGTCCGGTTCACCCGAGGCGGCGCTCAACGGCCGCATCGGCTTCATGCTGCGCGGCATTCACATTCTCACCTTTGGCGGTGGCACCAACGAGTTGCAGCGCGACCTGATCGCCCTGTTCGGCCTCGGCATGCCGGTGCAGCCGAGATTCTAAAGATACGAGGAGACCGCACATGGAGTTTTCCTTCACCGACGAACAGCGCGCCACAGCCGAGCTGGCAGCACAGATCCTCACCGATCGCTGCGCCCTCGAGCGTTTGAAGGCCATCGAGTTGAGCCACGACCGCTACGACCGTGAGTTGTGGGCTGAGTTCGCCAAGGCGGGCCTTCTGGGCGCGACGTTGCCGGACAGCGTTGGCGGGAGCGGCGGCAGCTTTATCGACATCTGTCTCTTGCTCGAGCAGCAAGGGCGCAGGCTGGCTCCGCTGCCGCTGTTGCCGGCTCTCGTCTCCGCGGCGATGCCGTTAGCGCGCTTCGGCTCGGCCGAACAGCAGCAGCGCTACCTGCCAGGCGTCGTCGCTGGCACGACCCTGCTCACCGCCGCACTCAGTGAGCTCGGCACGGACAGCCGTGCACCAATCACCACGGCCAAACCGGATGGGAAACATTGGCGTCTCACCGGCGTGAAGGTCGCCGTTCCCGTGGCGCATGCCGCTGCCGCCGTGCTCGTCCCAGCGCGCACGCCCGACGGTCAGATCGGGCTCTTCCTCATCGATCCCAAAGCGCCGGGGGTGACACTCGCACGCCAGGACACCATGAACTGGGAATCACAGTCCCGCATGGAGCTGTCGAACGTAGCCGTTGGACCAGAAGCCCTGCTCGGGCCCATCGGCCAGGGTGCGCAGCACTTGAATTGGATTGTCGACCGGACAACGGTCGGCCTCTGCGCCATCGCGTCCGGGGCCTGCCAGGAAG includes the following:
- a CDS encoding acyl-CoA dehydrogenase family protein, translating into MKLAYSPAHEALRQELRQYYKKLLTPELVEEISRSEGVGPTVRKAVLRMGADGWLGIGWPKEYGGRGMTPIEQFIFFDESMRAGAPVPMLTVNSVAPTIMQYGSEEQKKFFLPKILQGEIHFAIGYTEPDAGTDLAALKTRAVRDGDFFVINGQKVFTSLATDADYIWLAVRTDPEAPKHKGISIIIVPTDTPGFRCVPIKNMGSMNTNQTFYDDVRVPVSNLVGKLNGGWKLITNQLNHERVTLCSSGMIEGRFNEVVRWAKDTKLADGRRVIDQPWVQLSIARIHARLDFLRLMNFKVAWGAEQNQPLNPAHASSIKVFGTEFYLEACRLMMEILGPAANFRSGSPEAALNGRIGFMLRGIHILTFGGGTNELQRDLIALFGLGMPVQPRF
- a CDS encoding acyl-CoA dehydrogenase family protein is translated as MEFSFTDEQRATAELAAQILTDRCALERLKAIELSHDRYDRELWAEFAKAGLLGATLPDSVGGSGGSFIDICLLLEQQGRRLAPLPLLPALVSAAMPLARFGSAEQQQRYLPGVVAGTTLLTAALSELGTDSRAPITTAKPDGKHWRLTGVKVAVPVAHAAAAVLVPARTPDGQIGLFLIDPKAPGVTLARQDTMNWESQSRMELSNVAVGPEALLGPIGQGAQHLNWIVDRTTVGLCAIASGACQEALRITAEYTSNRKQFDKPIAMFQAVGQRMADSYIDNEAVNLTMWQAASRLADETPSPKEIDTAKYWASEGGSRIGHAALHLHGGISIDVDYPIHRYFLWLKQIENTLGAATPHLVHLGAIIAAESL